TACCGGGAGGCGCTCCAGTCGTATCTGCGCTCCCGCGCCAGCGACCTTTGTGAGGACTGCCGCAAGCGCACCGAGACCAATCCCATCCGCGTGCTCGACTGCAAGAACCCCAAGTGCCAGGAAGTCGCCGCGGGGGCGCCGCAGATGGATGCGTTTCTCTGCGACCCGTGCAAGGCGCACTTCGCCGGGGTGCAGGAGACGCTCCACCGCCTGGGGGTTGCCTTCGTCGTGGACCCGAAGCTGGTGCGCGGCCTCGATTACTACACGCGCACGACGTACGAGGCGATCGCCACTTCCGGTCTCGGCGCCCAGAGCACCGTGGCCGGCGGCGGACGCTACGACGGACTGGTGAAGGAGCTCGGAGGTCCCGACGTCCCGGGGATCGGCTTCGCGGCCGGCGTCGAGCGGCTGGCGCTGCTCGTCGCGCAGCAGGGCAAGGAGAGCGCGACGCGCCCCCTGGTCTTCATCGCGCCGCTGGGCGACGCGGAAGCGGCCCGCGCCGACGAGCTCGCGCAACAGCTGCGCGCCGCCGGGCTTCCCGCAGAGGTGAGCTTCAGGAAGGCGAATCCGGGAAACCAGCTCAAGCGGGCGGACGCGCTCGGGGCACGATTCGCGCTGGTGCTGGGAGATGCCGAGCTCAAGGCAGGGCGGGCGCGGTTGAAGGAGCTCAAGACCGGCGCCCAGCACGAAGTCTCGCTGGACGGCTTCGCCGAGGAAGTGAAGAAGCTCGCGGGGCGCTAGCACGACGCGCCTGCGCTCGGTCACGACTTCCGGCTGGTCTCCCGCAACCGCCGGGTGAGCACCTTCATCACCCCCATGGCGATCTCGGGCCGCTCGCCGAGGATGTCGCGGAAGTCGTCGCGGCCGATCTTGAGCAGGACGGCGTCCTCGACCGCGGTGACGCTGGCGGAACGAGGCTCCGAATCGAGCACCGCCATCTCGCCGAACACGTCGCGCTCGCCCAGACGCACCAGCTCCTTGTTGCCCTGGTGCACCTTCACCTTGCCTTCGACGATCAGATAAAGGGCGTCGCCCGGCTCGCCCTGCGCGAAGACCTGGTCGCCCGCGGCGAGCGGCTGCTCCTCCGCGATCTCGGCGATCTGGGCCAGCTCCTCCGAAGGAAGCGCGCGGAACAGGTCGATGCTCTTGAGGAAGAGGACCTTTTCGACGGTCGAGATCACGCCGTGGCCCTCGGCGCGACGGGGGCGAGCAGGGCGCGCACGGTCCGCTGGACGGACGGCGCCGGGTCTGCGGCAAGCTGTGCCAGCAGGCCGGGCGCTTCCGCGGGCGCCACGCGAGCCACCGCCAACGCGGAGGCTTCGCGCAACGGCGCCGAGGGGGCGTGCAGCGAGGACCGCAGGGCAGGCAGGACGGCGGCGAGCAGCCACGGCGCATCGAGGACCCAGCGCGCGGTGCAGGCTCCCACCCACAGCCCGCACTCGCCGCGGATCAGCGCGTCGGCGAGCTCGAGGGCGGGGCGCGCATCGGCCAGCACCTGGTCGCCGCGGCGCTTGGTCTCGTCGAGCGTCGCCATCACCTGCCGATTCCACGGCTCGGGGAGCGTGTTGTCGAGCACCTCGATGGCGTTCCCCCGCGCTGCTGCGGACTCGGAGCGCAGGTACTCCGCGACGACGTCGAGCCTGACGTCGGGCAACAGGACCTGGAGGAGCACCAGCGCCTGGAGCACGCGGGCATCCCGCTCCTCCAGCAACGCCATCGCCAGCAGCTCTCCCGCGCCGCGCGGCGCGTGTGCGGCCGCGCGCAGGGGTAGCTTCTTGAAGATCGCCAGCGCCGTCCGCGCCGCGGAGAGCTCGGCGTGCGCGGCGCGATCCACCCGCGCGATTTCGATGCGGATCCCGCGCTGGCGCCGGGTGAGCCGCGCCAGCGAGCGCGCCGCGGCCTTGCGCACCGCCGGCTCCCGGGCGGTGAGGGCGGCGACGAGCGCGT
The sequence above is a segment of the Deltaproteobacteria bacterium genome. Coding sequences within it:
- a CDS encoding histidine--tRNA ligase yields the protein MSQKIRGVKGTRDVLPIDTYVKDDDPWVRIGHYQLVEQTARDLFPLYGYREARTPILERTELFVRSIGEVTDIVGKEMYTFDDRGDSVTLRPEDTASLVRAYVEHNVNQQEPETKWWYVGPMFRRERQQRGRYRQFTQIGIEAFGNPGPRIDAEQIEMLDRWLKTLGIPFAMHLNTLGDGTCRPRYREALQSYLRSRASDLCEDCRKRTETNPIRVLDCKNPKCQEVAAGAPQMDAFLCDPCKAHFAGVQETLHRLGVAFVVDPKLVRGLDYYTRTTYEAIATSGLGAQSTVAGGGRYDGLVKELGGPDVPGIGFAAGVERLALLVAQQGKESATRPLVFIAPLGDAEAARADELAQQLRAAGLPAEVSFRKANPGNQLKRADALGARFALVLGDAELKAGRARLKELKTGAQHEVSLDGFAEEVKKLAGR
- a CDS encoding cyclic nucleotide-binding domain-containing protein, which translates into the protein MESAGDGDARRDQAPRRPGAGRCAPRPRARRRADPRRVRAVGGSLHRALGPRCAVAARRRPACPAVLAARPLGAVARSLRVGGGSRGARGSARPAGTACRRPGAVRPADRARPARPRRAEGHGVISTVEKVLFLKSIDLFRALPSEELAQIAEIAEEQPLAAGDQVFAQGEPGDALYLIVEGKVKVHQGNKELVRLGERDVFGEMAVLDSEPRSASVTAVEDAVLLKIGRDDFRDILGERPEIAMGVMKVLTRRLRETSRKS